In Alteribacter lacisalsi, a genomic segment contains:
- a CDS encoding DUF4269 domain-containing protein yields MKDHCRKLAYGSPVQRLAYRAINNLGILDDFKTFTPLLCGTIPIGVNTAGSDLDIVMNVMEKDFSDFKEKVTHLYGDFEQFSMREKQKQNRPVMKANFVFEAFEFELFAQPVPSYRQRAYQHMITEAAMLEKYPFIKQRVISLKQSGMKTEPAFAYVLGLSGDPYEAVLKWGREQGILHEEE; encoded by the coding sequence ATGAAGGACCACTGCAGGAAACTTGCATACGGAAGCCCGGTACAGAGACTGGCATACAGAGCCATTAATAACCTTGGGATCCTGGACGATTTCAAAACGTTTACCCCTCTTCTTTGCGGGACAATCCCAATTGGTGTCAATACAGCCGGCTCTGATCTTGATATTGTTATGAATGTAATGGAAAAAGATTTTTCTGATTTCAAAGAAAAAGTCACCCATTTATATGGGGATTTTGAGCAGTTCAGTATGAGAGAGAAACAAAAACAGAACCGGCCGGTTATGAAGGCAAACTTTGTTTTTGAGGCATTCGAATTTGAACTGTTTGCCCAGCCGGTACCGTCTTACAGGCAGCGTGCCTATCAACATATGATTACGGAAGCTGCCATGCTGGAAAAATACCCGTTTATTAAACAGCGGGTCATATCGTTAAAGCAGAGCGGGATGAAAACAGAGCCTGCGTTTGCCTATGTTCTCGGACTTTCAGGGGACCCATATGAAGCCGTACTTAAATGGGGGAGGGAGCAGGGCATTCTTCATGAGGAGGAATAA